One genomic segment of Dehalogenimonas alkenigignens includes these proteins:
- a CDS encoding leucyl aminopeptidase, giving the protein MDIKLITGDINKIKADAVIVSIFEDAEGSELEKDLDKALAGAVAELRKKKEIRGKASELTVIHSLGKINAAKAAILGLGKKKELDAARLRSAVADACRGLQRKNNVELALALPETSLSVSDIGRVTAEAAYLGSYSYRRHLTKEAEYGDIKSLVVLFETKLDKDEFDRGARKGEITAQAIRLARDMANEPSNHMAPEDMADIAEKVGRESGVKVEVLDRKDMEKLGMGGLLGVSQASFEKHPPKLIIMRYKGGDGESWDLALVGKGLTFDTGGISIKPADKMEDMKFDMSGGAAAIAAMSAIGKLKLKINVIAAVPATENMPGGGAYKPGDVLKMFTGKTVEVISTDAEGRLILADALGYLVKEAKPRAIIDMATLTGACVIALGGITTAAITNNQPLCDKVIRAGSVAGERIWQLPAYDEYKEQYKSDYADIKNVGGRPAGTITAGLFLGEFVGETPWVHLDIAGTAYGEREKGHLTKGGSGVPVATLVSLAEMLAGE; this is encoded by the coding sequence ATGGACATCAAACTTATCACCGGAGACATAAACAAAATCAAGGCTGACGCCGTAATTGTCAGCATATTCGAAGATGCCGAAGGCAGCGAACTCGAAAAAGACCTGGACAAAGCCCTCGCCGGGGCAGTGGCCGAGTTACGGAAAAAGAAAGAGATCAGGGGCAAGGCCTCGGAACTCACTGTCATCCATTCGCTGGGCAAGATCAACGCGGCCAAAGCCGCGATCCTCGGTCTGGGTAAGAAAAAAGAACTGGACGCCGCCCGGCTGCGGTCGGCGGTCGCCGACGCCTGCCGGGGGCTGCAGCGCAAGAATAATGTCGAGTTAGCTTTGGCGCTGCCAGAGACCAGCCTCAGCGTTAGCGACATCGGCCGGGTGACGGCTGAAGCGGCTTACCTTGGCAGCTACAGCTACCGCCGGCACCTGACCAAAGAAGCTGAATACGGCGATATCAAGTCTCTCGTTGTCCTTTTCGAGACGAAACTCGACAAAGATGAATTCGACAGGGGCGCTCGTAAAGGCGAGATTACCGCCCAGGCCATCAGGCTGGCCCGGGACATGGCTAACGAACCTTCAAATCACATGGCGCCGGAGGATATGGCGGACATCGCCGAGAAAGTCGGCCGGGAATCCGGCGTCAAGGTAGAGGTTCTTGACAGGAAGGACATGGAGAAACTGGGCATGGGCGGTTTGCTTGGGGTATCCCAGGCATCGTTCGAGAAGCATCCCCCCAAACTCATCATCATGCGGTATAAAGGCGGCGACGGCGAGAGTTGGGATTTAGCCCTGGTCGGCAAAGGGCTCACCTTCGATACCGGCGGCATCTCCATCAAGCCGGCTGATAAAATGGAAGACATGAAGTTTGACATGAGCGGCGGAGCGGCTGCCATCGCCGCCATGAGCGCTATCGGCAAGCTGAAACTGAAGATCAACGTCATAGCCGCGGTACCGGCTACGGAGAACATGCCCGGCGGCGGCGCTTATAAACCGGGCGATGTCCTCAAGATGTTTACCGGCAAAACAGTGGAGGTAATCAGCACCGACGCTGAGGGGCGTCTCATCCTGGCTGACGCCCTGGGCTACCTCGTCAAGGAAGCCAAACCCAGGGCTATCATCGATATGGCGACGCTCACCGGCGCCTGCGTCATCGCCCTGGGCGGCATCACCACCGCGGCCATCACTAACAACCAGCCCTTATGCGACAAGGTGATCAGGGCGGGCTCGGTTGCGGGCGAACGGATCTGGCAACTGCCGGCCTACGACGAGTACAAAGAACAATATAAGAGCGACTACGCGGACATCAAAAACGTCGGCGGCCGACCGGCTGGCACAATCACCGCCGGCCTGTTCCTCGGGGAATTTGTCGGCGAAACGCCCTGGGTGCATCTGGACATTGCCGGCACGGCTTATGGCGAGAGAGAGAAAGGACACCTGACCAAGGGCGGCAGCGGGGTGCCGGTGGCGACGCTTGTCAGCCTGGCGGAGATGCTGGCGGGAGAGTAG
- a CDS encoding AMP-binding protein, which translates to MVLIYGGFPYLEPQTIPGLIKRNAEQWPDKAAMCYKNLGVWHRYTWSDYFNKVKHFSLGLIKLGLKPGDIVAIIGDNEPEWFWGEFAVQAAGAIPTGIFVDAVPDEVKFVVNHSGARFALANDQEQADKFLEIRDAAPQLKKVIYWDPKGLKNYDDPLLTGFREVVEMGMEFEKEHPGLFEENLGKIKPADTAFIYYTSGTTGTQKAAILTHKALIATASGFVTRYPLDQKSDLISNFPAAWVGDSFFATVPHILSGARLNFPEEPETIASDTREIGPHFAIYGPRQWEGIVSDIQVKMMDAHPFKRLAYKALLPVGYRMAEARLSGVEPSAFWKALGKASDGVMFRPLKDRLGLSRVRWAVTGSSVLALDTFKLIHAIGIELRQNYASTEAGFISSHGQGDIAFESVGRPALNTEVRLTGEGELYVRSDCMFSGYYKDEAKTKESFAPGGWFRTGDAVNINEAGHIVFLDRLKDMGELRSGVKFAPQYIEGRLRFSPYIKDAMVLGDKEKDFAAAIINIDFAMVSKWAQNHHLNFTTYVDLSQRKEIADLVNKDIARVNSFLPEHSRVRKFVILHKEFDPDEAELTRTRKLRRGAMYQRYADLIEAMYAENKEVKVEAPVTYRDGRKGVVTTSIKVRSL; encoded by the coding sequence GTGGTTCTTATTTATGGGGGTTTTCCGTATTTGGAGCCGCAGACCATACCGGGCCTCATAAAACGCAATGCGGAACAATGGCCGGATAAGGCGGCCATGTGCTACAAGAACCTTGGCGTGTGGCACCGATATACCTGGTCGGACTACTTCAACAAGGTCAAGCATTTTTCGTTAGGTTTAATAAAGTTAGGTCTTAAACCCGGCGACATCGTTGCCATCATCGGCGATAACGAGCCTGAGTGGTTCTGGGGGGAATTCGCGGTCCAGGCTGCCGGGGCAATCCCAACCGGCATTTTTGTCGATGCGGTTCCCGATGAAGTGAAGTTCGTGGTGAACCATTCAGGAGCGCGGTTTGCCCTTGCCAACGACCAGGAGCAGGCTGATAAGTTCTTAGAGATTCGGGACGCCGCGCCGCAGCTGAAAAAAGTCATCTACTGGGATCCCAAGGGCTTGAAGAACTATGACGACCCGCTGCTCACCGGATTCCGTGAAGTCGTCGAAATGGGTATGGAGTTTGAAAAAGAACACCCGGGCTTGTTCGAGGAAAACCTGGGAAAAATAAAACCCGCCGACACCGCCTTCATCTACTATACCTCCGGCACCACCGGTACCCAAAAAGCCGCCATACTGACTCACAAAGCTCTTATCGCCACCGCCTCCGGCTTTGTCACCCGCTACCCGCTCGATCAAAAAAGCGACCTGATATCCAACTTCCCGGCTGCCTGGGTCGGCGACAGTTTTTTCGCCACTGTTCCGCATATCCTCTCCGGCGCTCGTCTAAATTTCCCGGAGGAGCCGGAAACCATCGCTTCGGATACTCGGGAGATAGGGCCGCACTTTGCTATTTATGGACCGCGGCAGTGGGAAGGGATTGTCTCCGATATCCAGGTCAAGATGATGGACGCCCACCCGTTCAAACGATTGGCTTACAAAGCATTGCTGCCGGTAGGCTACAGAATGGCTGAGGCCAGGTTGTCCGGCGTAGAGCCTTCTGCGTTCTGGAAAGCGCTCGGGAAAGCGTCTGACGGCGTGATGTTCCGGCCGCTGAAGGATAGATTAGGTCTCTCGCGCGTCCGCTGGGCGGTCACCGGTTCATCCGTGCTGGCGCTTGATACTTTCAAGCTAATTCACGCCATCGGCATTGAACTGAGGCAGAACTATGCGTCTACCGAGGCAGGCTTTATCTCCTCCCACGGTCAGGGTGACATCGCCTTCGAGAGCGTCGGCCGGCCGGCCCTTAATACCGAAGTGCGGCTGACCGGTGAAGGTGAACTATACGTCCGGTCTGACTGCATGTTCTCCGGGTATTACAAAGACGAGGCCAAAACCAAAGAAAGTTTCGCCCCGGGCGGCTGGTTCCGCACCGGAGATGCGGTTAATATCAACGAGGCCGGTCACATCGTTTTCCTGGATCGATTGAAGGACATGGGAGAACTGAGGAGCGGGGTGAAATTTGCCCCGCAATATATCGAAGGCCGCTTGAGGTTTTCGCCGTATATTAAAGACGCCATGGTCCTGGGTGACAAAGAAAAAGATTTTGCCGCGGCCATCATCAACATCGATTTCGCTATGGTTTCCAAATGGGCGCAAAATCACCATCTGAACTTCACGACCTATGTCGACCTATCGCAGAGGAAAGAAATCGCGGATCTCGTGAATAAGGACATAGCCAGGGTCAACAGTTTTCTGCCGGAACACTCACGGGTAAGGAAGTTCGTAATACTGCACAAAGAATTCGACCCCGATGAAGCGGAGCTTACCCGCACCCGGAAACTCAGACGCGGAGCCATGTACCAGCGCTACGCCGACCTTATCGAGGCGATGTACGCCGAGAACAAAGAGGTCAAGGTGGAGGCGCCGGTGACCTACCGTGATGGGCGTAAGGGCGTAGTGACTACTTCGATAAAGGTGAGGTCACTCTAA
- a CDS encoding branched-chain amino acid ABC transporter permease: MADLMQFVLTGITVGLVYSLIALGFTFIWKSSSVANLALGQMVLLFSWIAYGTMEQAGLPFWAGLPVTIAAAAGLGWVLERVVLRPLIGQPILSLITVTLGVAFLFEGLVAMFWPISTAAMPDFIPDEPVQILGAVVSQEYLWAAGIALVLFILVSIFFRYHKMGVAMRATADDQMAVWACGIPVTKIFSVSWMFAGALAAIGGVLMSSIGGITHGLVETGLKSFSVVILGGLDSFLGAIVAGPIIGLAENLGGGYLTELTWSGVKDVIPFIIIVIVLFIKPYGLFGQERIERI; encoded by the coding sequence ATGGCTGACCTGATGCAGTTTGTCCTTACCGGCATCACGGTGGGCCTGGTGTACTCGCTGATTGCCCTGGGCTTCACCTTCATCTGGAAATCCTCGTCTGTGGCCAACCTCGCCCTCGGGCAGATGGTGTTGCTCTTTTCCTGGATCGCCTATGGCACTATGGAGCAGGCTGGACTGCCGTTCTGGGCCGGACTGCCGGTGACCATCGCCGCCGCGGCCGGATTGGGCTGGGTACTCGAGCGCGTCGTGCTGCGACCGTTAATCGGTCAACCCATACTCTCACTCATCACCGTTACTCTTGGAGTAGCCTTCCTGTTTGAAGGCCTGGTCGCCATGTTCTGGCCTATTTCCACCGCCGCAATGCCGGACTTCATCCCGGACGAGCCGGTACAGATACTTGGAGCGGTTGTCTCCCAGGAATACCTCTGGGCGGCCGGCATCGCCCTGGTACTTTTCATACTGGTCAGCATCTTCTTCCGCTATCACAAGATGGGCGTGGCTATGCGCGCCACCGCCGACGACCAGATGGCGGTCTGGGCTTGCGGCATTCCGGTGACCAAAATATTCTCCGTTTCCTGGATGTTCGCCGGAGCGCTGGCGGCTATCGGCGGCGTACTGATGAGTTCCATCGGCGGCATTACTCACGGCCTCGTCGAAACCGGGCTTAAGTCGTTTTCGGTGGTCATCCTCGGAGGGCTGGACTCTTTCCTCGGGGCTATCGTCGCCGGTCCAATAATCGGACTGGCGGAAAACCTGGGCGGCGGCTATTTGACCGAATTGACCTGGTCAGGCGTTAAAGATGTCATCCCGTTTATCATTATCGTCATCGTACTCTTCATCAAGCCTTATGGTTTGTTCGGTCAGGAACGCATCGAGAGGATATGA
- a CDS encoding branched-chain amino acid ABC transporter permease encodes MSGGLPCGTRNFSYAADMAIFRTKTHWALLIIGLIVLFTAPLYLSVYWLGVVNLIGITIIAATGLNLLTGYCGQLSVGHAGFIAVGAFTSAVLTSRLELPFLVALPAAGLLAGGIGIIFGVASLRVKGFYLAISTIAAQIIIIWVINHLSITGGFLGMSVPRAEIFGITFRSPQSLFFLIMIAVVIVIFFAKNLARTRIGRAFVAVRDNDLAAEVMGINLFRYKLIAFFIGCFLAGIAGSLTAHWIGFVSTEHFSITDSILYVGMIIIGGAGTTLGPILGAVAIRLLQQGVTYISTPLAGIDWLPPGFTAGLAPFTFGLVIVLFLVLEPRGLAHRWNLFKASYRLWPFSY; translated from the coding sequence ATGAGCGGCGGGCTGCCCTGCGGGACTCGGAACTTCAGCTATGCCGCCGATATGGCCATTTTCCGGACCAAGACCCATTGGGCCCTGCTGATTATCGGCCTCATAGTGCTGTTTACCGCGCCGTTGTACCTGTCAGTCTATTGGCTGGGCGTGGTCAATCTCATCGGCATCACCATCATCGCCGCCACCGGCCTCAACCTCCTCACCGGTTATTGCGGCCAGCTCTCGGTCGGTCACGCCGGCTTCATCGCCGTGGGCGCCTTCACCTCAGCGGTGCTGACCTCCCGCCTGGAACTGCCTTTTCTGGTCGCCCTGCCTGCCGCGGGGCTGCTGGCAGGCGGCATCGGTATAATTTTCGGCGTCGCTTCTCTGAGGGTCAAGGGTTTTTATCTGGCGATTTCGACCATCGCCGCCCAGATCATCATCATCTGGGTGATAAATCACCTAAGTATCACCGGCGGTTTCCTGGGCATGAGTGTGCCGCGTGCTGAAATCTTCGGAATCACTTTCCGGTCGCCGCAAAGCCTGTTTTTCCTGATCATGATTGCTGTTGTTATAGTAATCTTTTTCGCCAAGAACCTGGCGAGGACGCGCATTGGCCGGGCTTTCGTGGCAGTGCGGGACAATGATCTGGCCGCTGAAGTCATGGGTATCAACCTCTTCCGCTATAAACTTATCGCCTTTTTCATAGGCTGCTTTTTGGCCGGTATCGCCGGCTCGCTGACCGCTCACTGGATTGGATTTGTGTCAACTGAGCATTTCTCAATCACCGACTCCATTTTGTATGTAGGCATGATTATTATCGGCGGGGCCGGGACAACACTCGGCCCGATACTGGGTGCCGTTGCCATTCGCTTGCTTCAGCAGGGCGTTACTTATATTTCCACGCCTTTAGCCGGAATCGACTGGTTGCCGCCCGGCTTCACTGCAGGTTTGGCGCCTTTTACCTTCGGCCTGGTTATCGTGCTTTTCCTGGTACTTGAACCGCGGGGATTGGCCCATCGCTGGAATCTCTTCAAAGCCTCCTACCGGCTGTGGCCTTTTTCATACTGA
- a CDS encoding ABC transporter substrate-binding protein, with protein sequence MKGNSLARKLSVILLTVIVAGLPVLTAGCDDNGGGQTTAPTSTVKQPLKIGIMYPQTGVAAAKGQPMAAGVLDAIKYINEEKGGVLGHQIEVISRDNGYDAAKATTIINEFISSKALLFTTQASAMMSVVMGIANEASLPGFTVFSAPSITQPAKHIYAQMPDYGDGWAIFADYYMKNVWKGTGKPKMALMLLNNSTGYGAKDAADKLAATMGIEIVAVEEHTSTTANEIEALTRIAAKNPDVIFISSTPQPTSIIVKGIRDIQATGKFAGLTIGCGHASYTSQLVDLAGAAKVEGVYGVFPTVSWGENVAGMAKMTEYVNKYHPDFKNNMDYITAWAEGLLIAKILETAIQNTPGGAANLTPANVEKYGFQMLNYDVEGLHGPVKYTPGDNRLSKGMRVFQVKSGVITAISNWINAAYIDYGLK encoded by the coding sequence ATGAAAGGAAACAGTTTAGCGCGTAAACTCTCGGTCATTTTACTTACGGTTATTGTAGCCGGCCTGCCGGTACTGACGGCCGGTTGCGACGACAACGGCGGCGGTCAAACAACCGCGCCTACCAGTACTGTCAAACAGCCGCTGAAGATCGGCATCATGTACCCCCAAACGGGCGTAGCGGCGGCCAAAGGGCAGCCCATGGCCGCCGGCGTTCTGGATGCCATCAAATATATCAACGAGGAAAAGGGCGGGGTTCTCGGGCACCAGATTGAAGTCATCTCCCGCGATAACGGTTATGACGCGGCTAAGGCAACCACCATAATCAACGAATTCATTTCCAGCAAGGCCTTGCTGTTCACCACCCAGGCCTCGGCAATGATGTCGGTGGTGATGGGCATTGCCAACGAAGCGAGTCTGCCCGGTTTCACTGTCTTCTCAGCCCCGTCGATCACGCAACCGGCCAAACACATTTACGCCCAGATGCCGGACTACGGGGACGGCTGGGCGATCTTTGCGGACTACTACATGAAGAACGTTTGGAAGGGCACCGGAAAGCCCAAAATGGCGCTGATGCTCCTTAATAATTCTACCGGGTATGGCGCCAAAGACGCCGCCGATAAACTGGCGGCCACCATGGGTATCGAAATAGTAGCCGTCGAGGAGCATACTTCGACCACAGCCAACGAAATTGAGGCCCTCACCCGCATCGCCGCCAAGAACCCGGATGTGATCTTCATCTCCAGCACGCCGCAGCCCACTTCTATAATTGTCAAAGGTATCCGCGACATCCAGGCGACCGGAAAATTTGCCGGATTAACCATCGGCTGCGGCCACGCTTCCTATACCAGTCAGCTCGTCGACCTGGCCGGCGCGGCCAAAGTCGAGGGCGTCTACGGCGTCTTCCCCACCGTGAGCTGGGGCGAGAACGTTGCCGGCATGGCCAAGATGACAGAGTATGTCAACAAATATCATCCGGACTTCAAAAACAACATGGACTATATTACCGCCTGGGCTGAGGGGCTTTTGATCGCCAAAATCCTGGAAACGGCCATTCAGAATACCCCCGGCGGGGCGGCCAACCTGACTCCGGCCAATGTGGAGAAGTACGGTTTCCAGATGCTAAACTACGACGTTGAGGGGTTGCACGGCCCGGTTAAATACACTCCCGGCGACAACCGCCTCTCCAAAGGCATGCGTGTTTTCCAGGTCAAGAGCGGCGTCATCACCGCTATCTCCAACTGGATTAATGCCGCCTACATCGACTACGGGTTAAAGTAA
- a CDS encoding ABC transporter ATP-binding protein translates to MLKLNNIEVAYLNVIRVLHGVSLSVPDGQIVTLLGANGAGKTTTLKAISGLLHVEEGDVTDGNIEWNGERIDRKNAEYIGRLGIVQALEGRRVFEHLTAEENLLVGAFHRKDRKEVKNDLEMVYNYFSRLRNLRNNTAGYLSGGEQQMVVIGRAMMARPKLMMLDEPSLGLAPLMVDEIYSIIRRFNEEQQTSVLLVEQNVRIALSIAHYGYVMENGRVVLDGTADFLKNNEDVKEFYMGLSAVGKRKSYRDVKHYKRRKRWL, encoded by the coding sequence ATGCTCAAGCTCAACAATATCGAGGTCGCTTACCTCAACGTCATCCGTGTGCTGCACGGGGTGTCACTCTCGGTGCCTGACGGGCAAATCGTCACTTTGCTCGGCGCCAACGGCGCCGGTAAGACGACGACCCTGAAGGCTATCTCCGGCTTGCTGCACGTGGAAGAAGGCGATGTCACCGACGGCAACATTGAATGGAACGGCGAGCGCATTGACAGGAAAAACGCCGAATATATCGGGCGGCTGGGCATCGTCCAGGCGCTGGAAGGCCGCCGTGTTTTTGAGCACCTTACCGCTGAGGAGAATTTGCTTGTGGGCGCCTTCCACCGCAAGGACCGCAAAGAAGTTAAAAACGATCTGGAGATGGTCTACAATTACTTCTCGCGTCTCCGCAACCTGCGCAACAACACCGCCGGCTACCTCTCAGGCGGCGAGCAGCAGATGGTGGTTATCGGCCGGGCGATGATGGCGCGCCCCAAGCTCATGATGCTGGACGAACCTTCTTTGGGCCTGGCGCCTCTAATGGTGGACGAGATATATTCCATCATCCGCCGGTTCAATGAAGAACAGCAGACATCGGTGCTCCTTGTCGAGCAGAACGTCCGCATCGCCCTGTCCATCGCCCATTACGGGTATGTCATGGAAAACGGGCGGGTGGTGCTGGACGGCACTGCGGACTTTCTTAAAAACAACGAGGATGTTAAAGAGTTCTATATGGGCCTGTCGGCGGTGGGCAAGCGTAAGAGCTACCGCGACGTCAAACACTATAAGCGGCGCAAGCGCTGGCTGTAA
- a CDS encoding phenylacetate--CoA ligase family protein has product MTVTKTDLHYDKLESMTASERQAYLDARLVKAVARAYRGAPGAREMLNQAGVKPSQIKTAADLEKLPITRKTDLIEKQKQNPPYGGYYIGQLEEIERVFISPGPVYEPLHSSRIKWFARSFWAAGFRRGDVAINTFTYHLSPAGTLFGEALRHCGATVVVAGAGNTEIHLRTMKDLGVTGFVGTPSYLMGLINKIEETGGNFRKDFKVNKAWFTGEMLSPSVRRILEQDYCVDTRQAYAVTEPGGALAYECSQKSGLHLMDDYLIEIVDPATGKQMLPGDVGEVVVTPLHNPHWGLLRFGTGDLSRLVTDKCACGRTAPKLAGLLGRTGEAVKVRGMFIVPKQVEAALAAVDHAGKFQIIVRRESNRDLMTLRLELKPGTIDSNELRQRIGQAFQNACVVKLDHLELAPAGSIPTDAKTVVDERKWD; this is encoded by the coding sequence ATGACAGTAACAAAAACAGACCTGCATTACGATAAATTAGAATCAATGACCGCGTCCGAAAGGCAGGCGTATCTCGATGCCCGGCTGGTCAAGGCCGTGGCTCGCGCCTACCGGGGGGCGCCCGGAGCTCGGGAGATGTTGAACCAGGCCGGGGTTAAGCCGTCGCAAATCAAAACCGCGGCTGACCTGGAAAAACTGCCGATCACCCGCAAGACCGATCTCATTGAAAAACAAAAACAAAATCCGCCGTACGGCGGCTACTACATCGGTCAGCTCGAAGAGATCGAGCGCGTCTTTATCTCACCGGGTCCCGTTTACGAACCGCTTCATTCCTCGCGTATCAAGTGGTTCGCCAGGAGCTTTTGGGCGGCTGGCTTTCGCCGGGGCGACGTGGCTATCAATACCTTCACCTACCACCTGTCACCCGCGGGTACCCTTTTCGGCGAGGCACTGCGGCACTGCGGCGCCACCGTAGTCGTAGCCGGCGCCGGCAATACCGAGATCCACTTGAGGACGATGAAAGACCTCGGCGTGACCGGATTCGTCGGCACCCCCAGCTACTTGATGGGCTTGATCAATAAAATCGAAGAAACCGGCGGAAATTTCAGGAAGGACTTCAAAGTCAATAAAGCCTGGTTTACCGGCGAGATGCTGTCGCCTTCAGTGCGCCGAATTCTGGAACAAGACTATTGCGTGGATACTCGCCAGGCTTACGCCGTAACCGAACCCGGAGGGGCGCTGGCATATGAATGCTCTCAGAAATCAGGGCTGCACTTAATGGACGACTATCTGATCGAGATAGTCGATCCGGCCACCGGTAAACAAATGCTCCCGGGTGATGTGGGCGAAGTGGTGGTGACACCTTTACATAATCCGCACTGGGGCCTCCTGCGTTTTGGTACAGGAGATCTGTCGCGACTGGTCACGGATAAATGCGCCTGCGGGCGTACGGCGCCCAAACTGGCCGGTTTGCTGGGGCGCACCGGCGAGGCGGTCAAGGTACGCGGCATGTTCATCGTGCCCAAGCAGGTAGAAGCTGCTTTGGCGGCCGTCGACCACGCCGGGAAATTCCAGATTATCGTCCGGCGCGAAAGCAATCGAGATCTAATGACCCTCAGGTTAGAACTTAAACCTGGCACCATCGATTCCAACGAACTGCGCCAGCGCATCGGGCAGGCTTTCCAAAACGCCTGCGTTGTGAAGCTGGATCATTTGGAATTGGCCCCAGCAGGGTCCATTCCAACGGACGCTAAAACCGTTGTGGATGAACGGAAGTGGGATTAG
- a CDS encoding ABC transporter ATP-binding protein, protein MTGPAEQTAVETEKAIEKPVIVSLKNLTLSFGGITALKDVSVDIRANEILAIIGPNGAGKTCLLNCLNGFYKPQKGQILFEGKNITRIRPDRAAQMGLARTFQNIELFSGLTTLENAMAARHVFMKQNLLTGGIYFGPAHVEEIRHRRIVEDIIDFLEIEAVRHHVVATLPYGMRKRIELARALALEPKVLLLDEPMAGMNTEEKEDIARFIVDIFEGQGETYPDTPVLRDGVRAIVLIEHDMGVVMDLADRIVVLDFGRKIAEGTPEEIRNNPQVISAYLGESATR, encoded by the coding sequence ATGACCGGACCTGCCGAACAGACTGCAGTGGAAACTGAAAAAGCGATTGAAAAACCGGTTATAGTAAGCCTGAAAAACCTGACACTGTCCTTCGGCGGCATCACCGCGTTGAAGGACGTTTCGGTAGACATCCGGGCTAATGAAATACTGGCCATTATCGGCCCTAACGGCGCCGGCAAGACCTGTCTCCTGAACTGTCTCAACGGCTTTTACAAGCCCCAAAAGGGGCAGATACTATTCGAAGGCAAGAACATCACCCGCATCCGGCCGGACAGGGCGGCGCAGATGGGGTTGGCCCGAACTTTTCAGAACATCGAACTGTTCTCCGGGCTGACCACGCTGGAAAACGCCATGGCCGCCCGCCACGTCTTCATGAAGCAGAATTTACTGACCGGGGGGATATACTTCGGCCCGGCTCACGTTGAAGAGATCCGCCACCGGCGCATTGTCGAGGATATCATTGATTTCCTGGAAATCGAGGCCGTCCGCCATCATGTGGTAGCCACACTGCCGTACGGCATGAGGAAGCGCATCGAACTCGCCCGCGCCCTGGCCTTGGAACCAAAGGTGTTGCTGCTGGACGAACCTATGGCTGGCATGAATACCGAAGAAAAAGAGGACATCGCCCGTTTTATTGTCGACATCTTCGAGGGGCAGGGCGAGACTTATCCCGACACCCCGGTCCTCCGCGACGGCGTGCGCGCCATCGTCCTGATCGAGCACGACATGGGCGTGGTCATGGATTTGGCTGACCGCATCGTGGTGCTGGATTTTGGGCGCAAGATCGCTGAGGGAACGCCTGAAGAAATCCGGAACAATCCGCAGGTGATCTCGGCTTATCTGGGTGAGAGCGCTACAAGATAG